Proteins found in one Populus alba chromosome 14, ASM523922v2, whole genome shotgun sequence genomic segment:
- the LOC118052489 gene encoding protein PHLOEM UNLOADING MODULATOR isoform X1 translates to MRWGFSPPKITCGLGLAAISYVAVDYLRHLSPAWHERLQPALWSILALIAISRVPFYKHWSSEFRAAIPFVASMLFMLACFLLEALSVRFVTAVLGLDWHSETPPLPDTGQWLLLSLNEKLPGSLVEILRARIIGLHHFLMLFMMLAFSVLFDSVEAPGLGLGARYMFTMAIGRLLRAITFVSTILPSARPWCAAARFRVPAYPHHWAQKYYVPYASDADAIRQIINQDIAYADTGEYHGDYHPDWGSMNFLVNFLRPTPAEGASWFSLLKKAGGGCNDLLYSGHMLVAVLTAIAWTEAYGGFSSAFIWLLVMHSAQREIRERHHYTVDCIVAIYVGILLWKMTGFIWPAKDSMKSRRLAKLERIQGRLIQAAKDSDMDEVRELLKEVELRTQESQNEGHSRTDYLTGIVFGNSCNCVKKTIPRRDDESSRFLHVHTRMKVVGC, encoded by the exons ATGAGGTGGGGGTTCTCACCGCCTAAAATCACCTGCGGTTTAGGATTGGCGGCAATTTCTTATGTGGCGGTGGACTATTTGCGCCACCTGTCCCCAGCGTGGCACGAGCGTCTCCAGCCAGCACTATGGTCAATACTCGCCCTCATCGCCATCTCTCGTGTCCCTTTCTACAAGCACTGGTCGTCTGAGTTTAGAGCTGCCATTCCCTTTGTTGCTTCTATGCTGTTTATGCTCGCTTGTTTTCTCTTAGAAGCTCTCTCTGTGCGCTTTGTCACTGCTGTTCTTGGCCTCGATTGGCACAG TGAAACACCTCCTCTACCTGACACTGGCCAGTGGTTACTCCTTTCACTGAATGAAAAGCTTCCTGGATCGTTAGTTGAGATTCTAAGAGCTCGTATTATCGGACTTCACCATTTTCTGATGTTGTTTATGATGCTGGCTTTCTCTGTGCTATTTGACTCCGTAGAAGCTCCTGGTCTCGGTCTTGGTGCAAGATACATGTTCACTATGGCAATTGGTCGTCTTCTTCGGGCTATAACTTTTGTATCTACAATTCTACCATCAGCCCGGCCTTGGTGTGCTGCAGCTCGGTTTAGAGTCCCTGCATATCCTCACCACTGGGCGCAAAAATATTATGTTCCTTATGCTTCAGATGCTGATGCTATTCGTCAGATAATAAATCAGGATATAGCTTATG CTGATACTGGGGAATACCATGGTGATTACCATCCAGATTGGGGTTCCATGAACTTCCTTGTAAATTTCTTACGACCCACTCCTGCAGAAGGAGCTTCATGGTTTAGTCTTCTGAAGAAAGCTGGAGGTGGCTGCAATGACCTCCTATACAGTGGCCACATGCTCGTAGCTGTGCTGACAGCTATTGCTTGGACG GAAGCATATGGAGGCTTTAGCTCCGCTTTCATATGGCTGCTTGTAATGCACAGTGCCCAGAGAGAAATTCGGGAACGCCACCATTACACGGTAGACTGCATTGTGGCCATTTATGTTGGGATCCTTCTCTGGAAGATGACTGGTTTTATCTGGCCAGCCAAGGATTCAATGAAAAGTAGAAGACTCGCAAAACTTGAGAGAATTCAAGGTAGATTAATCCAAGCTGCAAAAGATTCAGACATGGACGAAGTGAGGGAGCTTCTCAAGGAGGTTGAGTTGCGCACTCAAGAGAGCCAGAACGAAGGCCACAGCAG AACTGACTATTTAACAGGGATAGTTTTTGGGAATTCATGTAATTGTGTCAAGAAAACAATCCCCAGAAGAGATGATGAAAGCAGCAGGTTCTTACACGTCCATACAAGAATGAAGGTGGTAGGCTGTTGA
- the LOC118052489 gene encoding protein PHLOEM UNLOADING MODULATOR isoform X2 has product MRWGFSPPKITCGLGLAAISYVAVDYLRHLSPAWHERLQPALWSILALIAISRVPFYKHWSSEFRAAIPFVASMLFMLACFLLEALSVRFVTAVLGLDWHSETPPLPDTGQWLLLSLNEKLPGSLVEILRARIIGLHHFLMLFMMLAFSVLFDSVEAPGLGLGARYMFTMAIGRLLRAITFVSTILPSARPWCAAARFRVPAYPHHWAQKYYVPYASDADAIRQIINQDIAYADTGEYHGDYHPDWGSMNFLVNFLRPTPAEGASWFSLLKKAGGGCNDLLYSGHMLVAVLTAIAWTEAYGGFSSAFIWLLVMHSAQREIRERHHYTVDCIVAIYVGILLWKMTGFIWPAKDSMKSRRLAKLERIQGRLIQAAKDSDMDEVRELLKEVELRTQESQNEGHSRYLWLFSCATIFLALTIVLLAFTWTSDG; this is encoded by the exons ATGAGGTGGGGGTTCTCACCGCCTAAAATCACCTGCGGTTTAGGATTGGCGGCAATTTCTTATGTGGCGGTGGACTATTTGCGCCACCTGTCCCCAGCGTGGCACGAGCGTCTCCAGCCAGCACTATGGTCAATACTCGCCCTCATCGCCATCTCTCGTGTCCCTTTCTACAAGCACTGGTCGTCTGAGTTTAGAGCTGCCATTCCCTTTGTTGCTTCTATGCTGTTTATGCTCGCTTGTTTTCTCTTAGAAGCTCTCTCTGTGCGCTTTGTCACTGCTGTTCTTGGCCTCGATTGGCACAG TGAAACACCTCCTCTACCTGACACTGGCCAGTGGTTACTCCTTTCACTGAATGAAAAGCTTCCTGGATCGTTAGTTGAGATTCTAAGAGCTCGTATTATCGGACTTCACCATTTTCTGATGTTGTTTATGATGCTGGCTTTCTCTGTGCTATTTGACTCCGTAGAAGCTCCTGGTCTCGGTCTTGGTGCAAGATACATGTTCACTATGGCAATTGGTCGTCTTCTTCGGGCTATAACTTTTGTATCTACAATTCTACCATCAGCCCGGCCTTGGTGTGCTGCAGCTCGGTTTAGAGTCCCTGCATATCCTCACCACTGGGCGCAAAAATATTATGTTCCTTATGCTTCAGATGCTGATGCTATTCGTCAGATAATAAATCAGGATATAGCTTATG CTGATACTGGGGAATACCATGGTGATTACCATCCAGATTGGGGTTCCATGAACTTCCTTGTAAATTTCTTACGACCCACTCCTGCAGAAGGAGCTTCATGGTTTAGTCTTCTGAAGAAAGCTGGAGGTGGCTGCAATGACCTCCTATACAGTGGCCACATGCTCGTAGCTGTGCTGACAGCTATTGCTTGGACG GAAGCATATGGAGGCTTTAGCTCCGCTTTCATATGGCTGCTTGTAATGCACAGTGCCCAGAGAGAAATTCGGGAACGCCACCATTACACGGTAGACTGCATTGTGGCCATTTATGTTGGGATCCTTCTCTGGAAGATGACTGGTTTTATCTGGCCAGCCAAGGATTCAATGAAAAGTAGAAGACTCGCAAAACTTGAGAGAATTCAAGGTAGATTAATCCAAGCTGCAAAAGATTCAGACATGGACGAAGTGAGGGAGCTTCTCAAGGAGGTTGAGTTGCGCACTCAAGAGAGCCAGAACGAAGGCCACAGCAGGTATTTGTGGTTGTTTTCTTGTGCGACCATTTTCTTAGCACTAACAATTGTCCTTCTAGCTTTCACTTGGACAAGCGACGGTTGA
- the LOC118051663 gene encoding sterol 3-beta-glucosyltransferase UGT80B1, whose product MGSNAFDHPLKNSEEEGLESNYKLKRSIDQISGGDESVTVDYASSEEQSEAGPLQEAEKQKTKSGKQSSTLEIFKSKELNFSPSPRKGMNRSITTPVETRRHPLFNDDDNITFHRSMTENRALRHELRLDRLSEREKKKLIIELVKIQNDGTVEVDIDENAPVASELLELHSVEGASFYVNESISGCNKSIPRLKVAMLVVGTRGDVQPFLAIAKRLQEFGHRVRLATHANFSDFVRSAGVDFYPLGGDPRVLAGYMARNKGLIPSAPGEISIQRKQLKAIIESLLAACTEPDMETGVPFKAQAIIANPPAYGHAHVAEALGVPIHIFFTMPWTPTYEFPHPLARVPQSAGYWLSYIVVDLLIWWGIRGYINEFRKRKLKLPPIAYLSMYNGSISHLPTGYMWSPHLVPKPSDWGPLVDVVGYSFLNLGSKYEPKEEFMQWIQKGKEPIYIGFGSMPLEDPKNTMDIILEALKDTGQRGIVDRGWGDLGNFMEVPDSVFLLKDCPHDWLFPQCAAVVHHGGAGTTAAGLRAGCPTTIVPFFGDQFFWGDRVHQKGLGPVPIPIAKLSAENLSDAIRFMLEPEVKSRAMELAKLIENEDGVAAAVDAFHRHLPPELPLPSSSSEDNDQPNPLQWLFIQIEKWCCLPCP is encoded by the exons ATGGGTAGCAATGCATTTGATCATCcattaaaaaattcagaagaGGAAGGACTTGAAAGCAACTATAAGCTGAAAAGGAGTATTGATCAGATCAGTGGTGGTGATGAATCGGTAACAGTTGATTATGCGTCCTCAGAGGAACAGTCTGAAGCGGGTCCTCTTCAGGAAGCAGAGAAGCAGAAGACAAAGTCAGGGAAGCAGTCATCAACTCTAGagattttcaaatcaaaagaattgaATTTCTCTCCTTCACCTCGAAAAG GCATGAATCGCAGCATCACCACACCTGTTGAAACTCGTAGACACCCGCtgtttaatgatgatgataatattacATTCCATAGATCCATGACGGAGAACAGGGCTTTAAGGCATGAGCTAAGGTTGGACAGACTGTCAGAGCGTGAAAAG AAGAAACTAATCATAGAGCTAGTCAAGATCCAAAACGATGGAACAGTTGAAGTTGATATAGATGAAAATGCTCCTGTTGCTTCGGAGTTGTTAGAGCTTCACTCAGTTGAAGGGGCATCCTTTTATGTCAATGAAAGCATTTCTGGTTGCAATAAATCAATCCCAAGATTGAAAGTTGCCATGCTTGTGGTTGGAACAAGAGGAGATGTACAGCCCTTTCTAGCCATTGCAAAAAGACTTCAG gAATTTGGTCATCGTGTTAGGCTAGCCACTCATGCTAACTTCAGCGACTTTGTAAGATCGGCCGGTGTAGATTTCTATCCTTTGGGCGGTGATCCTCGGGTGTTGGCAGGAT ATATGGCCAGAAACAAAGGTTTAATCCCATCCGCGCCTGGAGAAATATCCATACAGAGGAAACAACTGAAGGCCATTATTGAGTCTCTTCTTGCAGCATGCACAGAACCAGATATGGAAACTGGTGTGCCTTTCAAAGCCCAGGCAATTATTGCCAACCCTCCAGCATATG GACATGCACATGTTGCTGAAGCTCTCGGTGTACCGATTCACATTTTCTTCACAATGCCTTGGAC GCCAACATATGAATTTCCTCATCCTTTAGCACGTGTACCTCAAAGTGCTGGTTATTGG CTTTCATACATAGTTGTGGATTTACTGATATGGTGGGGAATAAGAGGATATATTAATGAATTCAGGAAAAGAAAGTTGAAGCTTCCACCGATTGCCTACTTAAGTATGTACAATGGATCAATATCTCATCTGCCAACAGGTTATATGTGGAGCCCCCATCTTGTGCCAAAGCCAAGTG ACTGGGGACCCTTAGTAGATGTTGTTGGTTATTCTTTCTTGAACCTTGGATCAAAATATGAACCTAAAGAAGAGTTCATGCAATGGATTCAGAAAGGAAAGGAACCCATATATATTGGATTTGGGAGCATG CCTCTTGAAGATCCCAAGAATACGATGGACATAATATTGGAGGCTTTGAAAGATACTGGACAAAGAGGAATAGTTGATCGAGGTTGGGGAGATCTTGGAAATT TCATGGAAGTACCTGACAGCGTCTTCCTTTTGAAGGATTGCCCTCATGATTGGTTGTTTCCTCAATGTGCTGCCGTG GTTCATCATGGTGGTGCTGGAACCACGGCTGCTGGGCTAAGAGCTGGG TGCCCGACAACTATAGTGCCATTCTTTGGTGACCAGTTCTTCTGGGGTGATCGAGTGCATCAAAAAGGGCTGGGGCCTGTACCAATACCGATAGCTAAGCTCAGTGCTGAGAACCTTTCAGATGCAATAAGGTTCATGCTAGAGCCTGAG GTTAAATCTCGAGCTATGGAGCTGGCTAAGTTGATAGAAAATGAAGATGGCGTTGCAGCTGCAGTTGATGCATTTCACCGGCATTTACCCCCCGAGCTACCCTTGCCTTCTTCATCATCAGAGGACAATGACCAGCCAAACCCCCTGCAATGGCTCTTTATTCAAATTGAAAAGTGGTGCTGCCTACCTTGCCCATAA
- the LOC118050843 gene encoding UPF0496 protein At1g20180: protein MTWGKFRASKNRKDGKEFSDACKSLNVNEEYLSALRTQSFADFFTKAQSLVNGPSFSTHCHRKFSEILLEPGQESIPVILESALLSRVPELKGLMLNYFDVSAEASNICSHLLKNINQIQSSYVFIQRVLNSIDDYSPEKVKLIVSELNSFIIQSNPFSTPNKHDFKLINDRYLLVLNHLKSKRNKVARKMKLIACIHKAAGICIAAACSLIAITTIVLAAHTFTALVMGPTIFSLPLKHFKKQLTSFKFLRSGFLRKVGQQLDVAAKGTYILNRDFDTISSLVSRLHDEVEHDKAMIQFCLERIEDKFSLQVIKDLKKSDIGFRKQVEELEEHLYLCLLTINRARALVVEEITASSSEHLK, encoded by the exons ATGACGTGGGGCAAATTTAGAGCTTCAAAGAACAGAAAAG ATGGGAAGGAATTCAGCGATGCCTGTAAAAGCTTGAATGTCAACGAAGAGTACCTTAGCGCTTTACGAACCCAATCCTTTGCTGATTTTTTCACCAAGGCTCAATCACTTGTAAACGGGCCATCCTTTTCAACTCACTGCCATCGCAAATTTTCTGAAATTCTCCTGGAACCAGGTCAAGAATCTATACCTGTAATTCTCGAATCAGCTCTTCTTTCAAGAGTACCTGAACTCAAAGGGCTTATGCTCAATTACTTTGACGTAAGTGCTGAGGCTTCAAATATATGCAGCCACCTGCTTAAAAACATAAACCAAATCCAATCTAGTTACGTGTTCATTCAAAGAGTGCTGAATAGTATCGACGATTACTCGCCTGAGAAAGTGAAATTGATTGTCTCGGAGCTGAACTCATTCATTATCCAAAGCAATCCGTTTTCAACCCCTAACAAGCATGACTTCAAGTTAATTAACGACAGGTACTTGCTGGTTTTAAACCACCTAAAATCCAAAAGAAACAAGGTGGCTAGGAAGATGAAGCTCATTGCATGTATCCATAAGGCTGCGGGAATTTGCATAGCTGCAGCTTGTAGCTTAATTGCAATCACAACTATTGTTCTAGCAGCACATACTTTTACTGCACTGGTTATGGGCCCAACCATTTTCAGCCTCCCACTAAAGCACTTCAAGAAACAGCTCACGAGCTTCAAGTTTCTGAGAAGTGGATTCCTGAGGAAAGTTGGGCAGCAACTTGATGTGGCAGCCAAGGGAACTTACATATTGAATAGGGATTTTGACACAATAAGCAGCCTTGTATCCAGGCTTCATGATGAAGTTGAGCACGACAAGGCAATGATACAGTTCTGTTTGGAGAGAATAGAGGATAAGTTTTCTTTACAAGTGATAAAGGACCTGAAGAAGAGTGATATTGGGTTTAGGAAGCAGGTAGAGGAGCTTGAAGAGCATTTGTATCTCTGCCTGCTAACGATTAATCGAGCAAGAGCATTAGTGGTCGAGGAAATCACAGCATCTAGCAGTGAACATTTGAAGTAG